Within Trichoderma atroviride chromosome 2, complete sequence, the genomic segment CTACCAATTATTGATTTGGGCATTTTGCAGCTCCAAGGTGGCTTGTGCATTCGACATCAAGGACGTGGCATTAAGCTCCCGAATCGATTTGGTTCATCTACACATATCTACCTATATAAAACGCCGGGCTAACATCACATCAAACTATTTACAGTCAAGATAGCCTAGCTAGGCTCGGCCCGCCTTAGTCACGCTAGGTTAGGTTCAGATCAATCGTAATTGAGCGAGGACGCTTATTATTCAACATCAATCACAATAATCCATGTTATTTGTTTGTAATCTCACGTATTACGATATGGTTGCAAAAGGATGGATATGAATTGCTCTCGCTATAGAGCcatctatatatacacaAGTGTCATgtataagaagaagaagaagaagtaaaatCTCAAAAggtaaaaaagaagaaaaagagacataTATAGATATGCATGTATATACACTCATAAAGCGTCATACCCATTATCCCGCCGACAGATTTCTCCATCGGCGTCTCAGCTAGCCGCATCGAATATTCCCCATAATCACATCTCATCGGCTCTCGAGTCTAAGCCCTGAACTTGAGAGATCTCCGTGGGCCAGTAGCCCTGACAGCAACGTTGGAAGTAGCGTTGGAAGCTTGATCATATACTTTGATGGAGTTGACGCTCCAGAAAGCATCCACAAAAGCCAAAGGGTTGTTAGCGACGTACTCCTGGCACGTACTGGCCAAGGCGGAGCATTCGGCGTTGGAGTTCCAGACATTGGCATTGCCAGCCCAGTCGCCGCAAAAGGTAGTGTCAAAGACAAGCTGGTTGTTCTGGAAGTGGTCGTCAATGCTGCTACCGTCGGCAGGATTAAACTGGGCCAGAGGAGTGCCCCATCCGCTAGGATTGGGGTTCTCGGAACTGATATCAGAGGGAATTCCAGTTCGGGGGAAGAACCAGACGGCAATGTGGTCGGAAGTCCACTCAGTAGCGTAAACGCCGCCATTGATGGCATTGAATCCATCTCCGTAATTCTGATTGTCCGATGTAGTCTGACTACATCCATTGTTGCCCTCGCAGTCGCTGCCGAGCAGCTGAGTGCCCGAGTTGGACCCATCGTTGCTGACAGAGAAGCCAGCAGAAGTGTGCAGGGTGATGGAATCAGACGTCTGGGTGTTGACGCCTTCGATGATGTCTATCTCGCCCGAGCTTGGCCAGTTGGGGCCAACCATCCAGAAGGCGGGCCAGGCTCCGCAGACGCTGCCTGGCATGTGAGCAATAtcggcgatgaagaggccgTGGTTGAAAGATTGCTGCGATGTCACGCGGACTGACTTGCGGCCGTTGGCCGGGTTTGTTTCCGTCGAATCGACGCCCATGATGACCGATCCCGTCAAGGTTGAAGTAAGGTTGAGGGAGTTGGCAGTGTTGGCATCGACATATTCAACAAATCCATTAGTCGGGTCGTGGTCAGTGAAAAAGTCGAAGCTAGAAAAGAAGTTGCTGACGTCGTACGTCACGCTCAAGCTGTAACCCTGGGCGGTGGCTCTGGTGGCGAGGAGCGCGCCGAGAGACAAGGTGATACCCGTAGAAGTATACATGGTGATGGTTGATCTGCAAAAGCCCGCAAAAGTATATTCGTTCAAGTATCCAAGAAGAATGTATTGGTCGTGTGTGAGCCGGCCACAAGGATAAAGAAGGTAGAAGCTGCGTCAAGCAATGCTCGTGATGGTCAAGGAATGAATAAGAGTTGGCAAAGATCCAATAACCACCAAGGTTAGAGCAAAAGGATCGTATATAGCAATTGAACTGATATCAGATTGCACAAGAGGCAAGAGGTAGCAGCTTCTGTATAAAGAGCGAGTGTTTGGGGCCGGGCTGAGGTATCAATAGCGGAGCTTATTGATCTGTTGTGAATAACGGGCGAACACGGATCGCTTAATTCCGCCACTTAAAGAAAGACTATTCGACACTCTGTTTGCAACACTGAACCGCCGAAAGGATTGAACGGCAAAGAACAATAGTCGTGTGAGTGGAAGGGATGGGCTGAAAGAGGCCAAAGCGCGCTGCTTGTAACGAGGCTGCAGGAAACCAAGGCAGTATCACGAGGGGGGGCACATGGCCATCTAAATACAAAAACTCCCGTGTCTctggttttcttcttcctgttccAATGGACGGGGTCCAACGGCAATGAGCGAGAGACATGCCAGACCCCCCAAGTCTCATACATGGTGTGGATCACCCAGAGAGCCTTTGCACAGGTACCATTTCTGTGACAGCCGCTGCCGATAGTACCTTGTCTCGACTCGACGTCCAGAATCCAAGGGACAGAGTGCCATGCGAGCACCAGACTCTCGCGTGTGGTTGACTCGACGGTCAAATTGTGAGACGGCCAGTGTCAGCACACGACGGCCAATGAACGCCGGCGACAGGGGGGTCGTACGGGCTGCTCGCGCCTAAAGTTGGCGCGGCTCGGCGAGCCACGGAGCTTCTGAGCCCCTGATCAGCGTATGCGTAGGCCCTGAGTGGCTAGCTGAGGACGGGCGAGATGAGACGATGCGCCGTCTAAGTTCGGACCgtctggccgtggccgtcGAGGCTAGAGGAACACGCTTCTGTTTCACTGGCGATCGTTGCCGGTCTGGCTCTCGCTCTGCTGCCGGTGAGAGGAGCCGTGTTAGAGACTATACTGAACGGAGCATGGAAAAGTCAGATTTCGCTCTTTGCTGGGATGAAGAGTTGCGTTGGAGGATAGAGAACTGACAATGGCTTATTAAGAGGTTGCATTCTGCACGTGAACTCATACAATGGGCAAGAGTTGACGAATCGTACCTTCCTTCTAAGAGATAGATGCGCCCATCATTGTCTTTATAGGGAGGTCCCAGCAATAAGGAAGGGCCCCAGCAGCGCAGATCAGCTGCAATTGCAGAGTGAACGCCTAAATTATAGCGCATCGAGCCTTTGTCTCCATTATCGTGACATTTCACCACCAGACCAGAAGCGTTGGGCAATACCAGAGACTCGGAGAAACCTGCCTCTAAAATTGACTTTGCAAAATATTTTTCTCACATCTTCACAATATGGCGTGCCAAGCTTTTGACCCTGGTCTCATCCGTCTGGTTCCTGCGCTTGCAGTTAGTCTCCCCTTGCATTTGCTCGGAATTAACGAGTATGCTTATTATTCACGATCCCTCACAGGCAATCTAACAGCTTAGCCGCGCTGCCAAGCATTTCAGCTACATGGCCATTCTGACTTGCCTAATAGGTACACTTCATCAAAGTGACACAGACATGCTGATGTTATTAGAcggtggttttttttttttttttacttgctATatcagcaaagaaaagtCCAAATCTTTTTTCCTCAACATGGCGCTTATTTcaaacttcttttttgcGGCCGCAAGCGAGAGAGCATGGGTGGAAAGGATGCAGCATCCCGAATTatttcgccgccgccgaaaggcaaaaagatggTAGATGCAGAAGTAGCAAACTCAATGCACACAATATCGCAACCCCGAAACTTTCGTAAGCAAAAACTCCAATCAATTGAAACAACGGTGCCACACCTTccaaaacaaagaagaaaacgtgTCTGGTAATCCAAATTAGGCGAGCACAGGGTCTCCTCCCTAGGTCCCCTTTGCGATCTTCAGGGCAACTTTCCGCAAGTAAAACTTCTCTCCACTTTACCATTTATATGCCATTCAACAGCAGCGAGATACCGCCGGATCGGCACGTCTGGATTGATTGCCAATTCGGGCCTACAACAGTTTGCAATGCCGTTTTTCTGTTTCAAGCAAATGGCCTAATGTGTACTATCGATCGTTTGCCTTGTCCGGCCGAGGAGAATCTAGAGTCGGGTACAACCATGTAtagaagaatgaagatgagctCAAGTATATAAGTAGCACCTGGGGAGCCGCTCAACATCGTTGAAGCCTCAGTCTAACTAACAATATACCTAGATTTGGCATGCCTTTGGACAATCCTGGATCACATGTATCTACATTTGTTCTCTGGTTGACAAAGTCATGAAATCCAGCCGCCTTCAAATGCTCTTCAAGCCTCGAGCCACTCCAGTTCCCCCAGTTCCCCCATCTTTCTACAGACTGCTATCTGAAATGCCATCACGTCCTGCCGCCGTTTTCACTGCAGATCATATTCCCTCGCAGCTATTCTATATTCATCACCCCCCTTGTCTCCATCGCTTATCTACTCCACGACTCGCCTCGAGAGCCATAAACGGGGCTCTTCCTTGACATGGCTCCGCCGGGGATCAGCAATCACTTCTGCACGGATGCGCGGTACAGAGCCCTCATCTCGTACCATCAATTCTGGACGTAGATCTAACGGCTTGGTgatctttttccttttctacATAAGATATATTTACTATTCTAATAGTGTAGGTATCACCAATTAAGTGGCTGACCAAAAAAgtggaagaaagagaagaagaagaaaagtgtccaaaaaatacaaaaagcGTTTCTATGAATTATCTCTTTGGAGTATATACCCAGTCATAAAATACGGGCGGCCAGTTTTGAATGCCGCCCcaagattttctttttttaaaaaaaaaatttttaaagaaaaaatttCACCAAAAATGTTACAAGTGCCCAACGCCAGGCGACAGCCACGCAATGGGCACCCTATGCATCGTGAGCCTTTGCCTTTCCCaaatctcttctttccttttggATAATCCCCCTCCGTTTGTTTGTTTATACCTCCATACCCCCATGTTTGTTTGACTTTGAGAAGCGAGTGTTTCGCCTCTCTTCCGCTCCATATTGACATCTCGCTTTCCCGGCAAAGCTGCCATCAGCCGCTGAACTTGTGGCCCCATTGTGAAGAAAATTGCAAGCCGCGTCGGTCCGCTGCAAGCCTCAGCCGTTTGGTGTAGATGTAGTTGTAGTTCGTCATCTCATCAGAAAGTAGCGCCCCCTCCCCAACCATCGTAAATTATAATCGTCCAAccgtgaagaaaaaaaaaaaaggtcaacaTGTTGATGCGTTGATACAGTCAAGAAAGAAATATGTAAGATCAGCATCTATGCAACAAGCAAaatcaaagaagaagaagaagcaaatgaTTTCTCAGAATGCTCTGTGCTAAATAAAATGGAGCCGGCAACGAGTACGTTGTCTAATTCTTGGTTTGTGAAATGGGAGGTTGTGCCGGCACAATATGGATATGGAGAAGCCAAGTCAAACTGCTCGCTCCGCGCTGGTGACGCAATATGAAGCAAAAGATTATAACTTGACTCGCTGGCCAGTAAGCTTGAACCAAATGAGGGCCACAATCTCCTCCTTGAAGAGTTCCCAAGGGTTTCGGTTGAGCCAGTAGCTGAACTCTCGGTAGTGATACATCTCACCCCAACAATCGCGTCCCCATTCGCAGCCAGCCATATTGACTACAAAGTCGCGATCATTTTCATTGTAGTGTATCCTGGTGTTGTTCAAGCCAGAGTCGTCCGCGCACGCAGCAGGGGGGGAAACTGTTGATCATGCGCTGCGGTAAGAAGCCAGTGTGTTGTCGAATCCAAGGCTGCGTTCGATACAGCTGCTCAAGGGCGTCTTGTTCCTTGTGCTCCCATTCCATGTGCTTCTGCTCATACAAGACTGGGTCCCACCAAATATCCAAAAGTTGTTCGGTCCAGTCGCTGCGTCTGACGAAGAAAGAGCCGAGATTGAATCCTGAGCAGTCCTGAGAGAGCAAGAAGTTGACAGAGTTGATTTTTCCATCGCCGACAGGGCTTCGCGCATCTGCGTCCAGATACAGGTCGGTGGGAGGGTGGCTGACGTTGAGAGGGTTGAAGTCGTTGATGTCACGGTATACATGGCGATCGAGGTGGTTGAACAGATGGTGTTGCAGCGAGTATCCGGGCTCCATAACGTAAGTGTTGAGGTCGAGCCACCAGAACCTATCGTCTTTTGTTTAGTCTTGGTCAAAGGTCGTCAAAAGGATTTGTCGTCTCACCATTCAGCCTTGGGGTATTTCCGCATCGTATTCCGCAAAAAGTCCACCTTTTCCCAGCTCTCTCGCCATTCGTGCGCATATCGCTTCTTGGTCTTCATGTCGACGATTTCCAAATCGTAGCCCCACCTAGTGGCATATTTCCGCTTGTTGCGTACGCTGTCTCGCTCAATGGCCCATTCTCGAGCGCCCTTCCACTCCATGACACCTCCACCGACATTGGCGGCCAGAATGATGACGAACTTTTCGCCATTTCCTCCCATGCTAGATCGTCGCCACCAATGAACGAACCCGGGGGCCTCGTCTGTCCTCCAGTTAGCCAAGCCGAAccctcccaaaaaaaaatgccaAATTAAATGCCAAATTAAGCTGGATGTCATCGTTCCACTTACGAGTGCCGTAGTAGATGGCAATGGTGCAGAATATTATCAGCGGAAGGAGGATCCTCCACTTCAGTCTTCTGTTGACGCGGGCAAAGAACGAGCGTATCCTCCCACCAGAGGCTGCGTTGTATCCCTCGCGTTCGTACTTCTCTCGCTCAGCATGGGTATTGCCAAGGCCAGAGTTGAATCGTGGCAGGCTGCTGGATATGCGACGCATGTGGCGAGTGAAGAAGCCCTGGTTCTGCGTCGAGAAGGACGGGTAGCCGTTGGCACCGTGCTTCCTCATCTTGGCGGATTCCCACGACACGGAGCTGCCACCAGCATTGGCAGGACTCGTCGTGCCGCTGTTCATATTCAGGCCAGGACTCGACCACCCACCACCCGGCACAGGTGATGGGCTCCGGGAGAGAGACATTGGATCAGCCGGGGTGCCTATGGACGCGGGCCAGGAGACACAGAGGTTAGCCAGCGAGTAACTCGAGGTTTGCGCAACACAAGATGATGCAGGGCAGACGGCACCCAAGCGGCCGCGGGAAGGGCTGCAAGGAAGAGGCGGGAGAAGAGACGAAGCGAAACGTACCAACGATAGGGGACAGCTGGGACTGATTGGCAGCACGAGGATGGATGGACAGCAGATTGCCCGAGCGCACCTCGCTTAGGGTGTGGTGTCCCGCCGAAGAGCGCCGTCGGTGATGTGACGGCACAGGCCGGTCGTTGAAGGAGCTCGAGGAGCCGGCCGGGTGCCTTTGGGAAGCCAGGGTGAATAGCTGTGATCCGAACTGCGGGAAGAAGGTCAAGAGTCGACAGGTGTCGAAATAGGAATCGGCGTGGCAGCAGAAGCGGATGCGTTGGCGGCGTCGTGTGGGCTTCCAGATACGGAGCCACGCTAGGAAGAGcaatgggaaaaaaaatgcaagCAGCTCAATGCAGAGCCAAAAAATGAGAGACAGGACACAGccagaaggggggggggctaATGCGCCGTTTCTGACCGCACAAGCAAAGATCGTGAGAAGAGCCCCCAAAAAGCAGAGGCACGGAACCAAGCCGAACCCACAACCACAATGGGCAGATGCAACAGACCAACGGCCACGGACTGCAACACAGGCGCTAGCTGGGCAGATTCAGCGTTCTGGACAGATGTCGGGTTGAGATATGGGATGGGAatatgggatgggatgggggtcgagaaaaaaagaggcggtTTATTGGCAGATGGCGGGCTGGTCCAGATACATGCTAAGGGTCCCCGTAGGGCCAGGTCGAGTACTTGTAGCCGGTACGCAGGGACCGCTGCGCGCCAAGTACCTCGCCGTGCCCCTGGACTCGCAACTGCGGTTGACTTGCGGCGCTCGCGGGCTTGGCTGAAAACGATGGGGGCACAGCCAGCGGGCTACAGCGGTGGCAGCAGACTGGCGGTACTTGGCGCGCGCTGTACTGGGTACGGCCAAGTGCTAGGATGGTGCTGCACACTGCGCCGGCGGCGTGGTTGCTGACGATGCTCGATACGGCCAAGTGCGTACCGGTGACTTGACAGGTACCGCTCATTCgtgcagcggcagcgggcGCCAGTAAGGCTGCCACATGGTACTCTAGATGTATTCCAAAACTCTATAACACCTGCCAGCGCGGACGAATAGGGGAGATGGCCGCAGTGGCCTTTGATACGAAGTCCAGATACGAGAACAAGCAATATTTGAGATTGATTGAGGGTCTTTGGATGATTATCGGAGATACCTACGGAGCACGGTTGCTTCGAtctcactttttttttccctcgccTACATGGATGAGCAAAACGTTAACGTTacggtgttttttttttctcggccCTTGTTCTGGGCTTAGATGTAGATGACACGGTGCCGGAAACTGGCGAATCGAGATCCTCTTTTGCTGGTAAAAAGGGGGCCGCACGATTTGGTCAGAATTTCTCGTATCTGCGTTGGCGATGGAACGGTGGCATAGGCCGCGATGCTTAGCAGCCTATAATTAACACGCTGATTAACCAAAGCGGGCAAGATTATGCACCATGCGAGTTTGCGCAGCCAGGTAGCAGTATTTTGTGCTTTGACCACCATGGGAGAGGAAGGATTCCCTTCTGTATATCAGTTTCGTCTCGCGTCATGGGGCACAAGACCCGTCTCAGGTACGACGGTTACGGGAAGGACAGCCGATAAGGCAACGGGCACCGACCGAgcagagaacaagaagcaatCACAAATCAGATTAAATAACAGACGGCAGCACATGTCTGGAGCCCACTCAATCGCGTGTGTGACAGGAACACACAGAACCCGCTGCCCGTATTGCCATATGAGCCGTGGATGGAGCATGGAGCAAGTAGGTCCAGGTACCAATACTTGGCTCCAGCGCCCTGGCATTGCGCGATAAGGAGGATTCTTAGCCGCTACCGGGGCGTAAATTTTTAAGATTGATGAACCGTGGAC encodes:
- a CDS encoding uncharacterized protein (EggNog:ENOG41~CAZy:GH16~SECRETED:SignalP(1-21)) → MYTSTGITLSLGALLATRATAQGYSLSVTYDVSNFFSSFDFFTDHDPTNGFVEYVDANTANSLNLTSTLTGSVIMGVDSTETNPANGRKSVRVTSQQSFNHGLFIADIAHMPGSVCGAWPAFWMVGPNWPSSGEIDIIEGVNTQTSDSITLHTSAGFSVSNDGSNSGTQLLGSDCEGNNGCSQTTSDNQNYGDGFNAINGGVYATEWTSDHIAVWFFPRTGIPSDISSENPNPSGWGTPLAQFNPADGSSIDDHFQNNQLVFDTTFCGDWAGNANVWNSNAECSALASTCQEYVANNPLAFVDAFWSVNSIKVYDQASNATSNVAVRATGPRRSLKFRA
- a CDS encoding uncharacterized protein (TransMembrane:1 (i115-133o)~CAZy:GT34); the encoded protein is MSLSRSPSPVPGGGWSSPGLNMNSGTTSPANAGGSSVSWESAKMRKHGANGYPSFSTQNQGFFTRHMRRISSSLPRFNSGLGNTHAEREKYEREGYNAASGGRIRSFFARVNRRLKWRILLPLIIFCTIAIYYGTHEAPGFVHWWRRSSMGGNGEKFVIILAANVGGGVMEWKGAREWAIERDSVRNKRKYATRWGYDLEIVDMKTKKRYAHEWRESWEKVDFLRNTMRKYPKAEWFWWLDLNTYVMEPGYSLQHHLFNHLDRHVYRDINDFNPLNVSHPPTDLYLDADARSPVGDGKINSVNFLLSQDCSGFNLGSFFVRRSDWTEQLLDIWWDPVLYEQKHMEWEHKEQDALEQLYRTQPWIRQHTGFLPQRMINSFPPCCVRGRLWLEQHQDTLQ